A window of the Mucilaginibacter sp. cycad4 genome harbors these coding sequences:
- a CDS encoding GDSL-type esterase/lipase family protein, with protein sequence MKKYLSVVLLLFIFSTIALAQHKKPALNIVFIGNSITQGVQLANPATEAPPATAAAYLQKQKNLDTVSFSNQGHSGYTTLDFLPGTGTFAKVEQAANAFTNGEALLIFSIKLGTNDSAIHGPHGAPVAPEDYQKNLKTIVDKLLADFPKAIIIFQHPLWYSTNTYNGSKYLQEGLSRLQSYVPMIDELVKTYASTNPKQVFVGDTKAFAYFEKNHSTDLIPENGKQGTFYLHPNKKGAEALGTFWGMAINKIIKRYF encoded by the coding sequence ATGAAAAAATATCTGTCAGTTGTTTTGCTGTTGTTCATCTTTTCAACAATAGCGTTAGCTCAGCATAAGAAGCCTGCTCTCAACATCGTATTCATCGGCAACAGCATTACCCAGGGTGTGCAGCTGGCCAATCCGGCTACTGAAGCCCCGCCTGCAACAGCAGCCGCTTATCTGCAAAAACAAAAAAACCTGGATACGGTAAGTTTCAGTAACCAGGGGCACAGCGGTTATACCACGCTCGATTTTTTGCCCGGCACGGGCACTTTTGCTAAAGTTGAACAAGCGGCCAATGCTTTTACCAATGGGGAGGCGCTGCTGATATTTTCGATAAAACTTGGCACAAATGACAGTGCCATACACGGGCCGCACGGAGCGCCTGTAGCGCCCGAAGATTATCAAAAAAACTTAAAAACCATAGTTGATAAGCTATTAGCCGATTTCCCTAAAGCGATTATCATTTTCCAGCACCCGCTGTGGTATAGCACCAATACATATAACGGCTCAAAATATTTACAGGAAGGCCTGAGCAGGTTGCAGAGTTATGTGCCGATGATAGATGAGCTTGTAAAAACATATGCTTCAACAAACCCCAAACAGGTTTTTGTGGGCGATACGAAAGCTTTCGCCTATTTCGAAAAAAATCATTCAACCGATCTGATCCCCGAGAATGGTAAACAAGGTACTTTTTATCTTCACCCCAATAAAAAAGGGGCCGAAGCCTTAGGCACTTTTTGGGGGATGGCTATCAATAAAATAATAAAGCGTTATTTTTAA
- a CDS encoding prolyl oligopeptidase family serine peptidase, protein MTRTFCLLALAVLICSNTHAQMTIKTLPYPKTKKIDVIDTYFDTQVPDPYRWLENDHADDTKAWVQEENKVTFNYLDQIPYRADIHKRLEFLWNYEKYSAPFKEGKYIYFYKNDGLQSQNVLYRQLGENGAPEVFLDPNKFSADGTTSLQGIEFSKNGELAAYQISEGGSDWRKVIVINTGDKSVVGDTLKDVKFSGLAWHGTDGFYYSSYDKPTEGSQLSGMTQFHKLYYHKLGTPQSTDKLIFGGDKTPRRYIGAYLTEDERFLVITAATSTTGNELYIRDLSKPGSQIVNVVNNFDNQHSVLDNVGSKLYILTNIYSPNFKIVTVDAGEPGITHWKNLIPETKNVLSATTGGGKIFAEYLQDATSLIKQYNMDGRLERTIQLPSIGSASGFGTKKEEKVTYYTFTNYIYPPTIFKLDIETGASSVYKKSGAKFDPEQYESKQVFYTSKDKTKIPMIITYKKGTVLNGQNPTLLYAYGGFGVSLTPAFSTSNIILLEHGGIYAVPNLRGGGEYGEIWHRKGIKLKKQNVFDDFIAAAEYLIKNKYTSKDYLAVSGGSNGGLLIGAMLTQRPDLFKVAFPAVGVLDMLRYNKFTAGAGWSYDYGTAEDSEQMFKYLYNYSPYHALKPGIYPATMVTTADHDDRVVPAHSFKFAARLQEYQQGTAPTLIRIETNAGHGAGQSTAQLINGQVDKWAFMFWNMGIKW, encoded by the coding sequence ATGACAAGAACGTTCTGTTTATTAGCATTAGCTGTTTTAATTTGCAGCAATACACATGCACAAATGACTATAAAAACACTCCCATATCCAAAAACTAAAAAAATTGATGTTATTGATACCTATTTTGACACTCAGGTACCCGATCCATACCGCTGGCTTGAAAATGACCATGCCGATGATACCAAAGCCTGGGTTCAGGAAGAAAATAAAGTAACTTTCAACTACCTTGATCAGATCCCTTACCGGGCCGATATTCACAAGCGCCTGGAGTTTTTATGGAACTACGAAAAATATAGTGCCCCCTTTAAAGAAGGTAAATACATTTATTTTTATAAAAACGACGGGTTACAAAGCCAAAATGTACTGTACCGCCAGTTGGGCGAGAACGGTGCACCCGAAGTTTTCCTTGACCCCAATAAATTCTCCGCCGATGGCACCACCTCCTTACAAGGTATCGAGTTTAGCAAAAATGGTGAGCTTGCAGCCTATCAGATCTCTGAAGGCGGCTCGGACTGGCGCAAGGTCATCGTTATTAACACCGGCGATAAAAGCGTTGTTGGCGATACCCTGAAAGATGTAAAATTCAGCGGACTGGCATGGCACGGCACCGATGGCTTTTATTACAGCAGTTATGATAAACCGACAGAAGGCAGCCAGCTTTCGGGTATGACACAGTTTCATAAGCTTTATTACCACAAGCTGGGCACGCCCCAAAGTACCGATAAGCTGATTTTCGGCGGCGATAAAACCCCTCGTCGTTACATAGGTGCTTACCTTACCGAAGACGAGCGTTTTTTGGTGATCACAGCCGCCACCTCAACAACCGGCAACGAGCTTTATATCAGGGACCTGAGCAAACCCGGCAGCCAGATTGTTAACGTTGTGAACAATTTTGATAACCAGCACAGTGTTTTGGATAACGTAGGGAGCAAGCTTTATATCCTCACCAATATCTACTCGCCCAATTTTAAAATAGTAACGGTTGATGCCGGCGAACCGGGTATCACCCATTGGAAAAACCTGATCCCCGAAACTAAAAACGTATTAAGCGCCACCACCGGCGGAGGTAAAATTTTTGCCGAATACCTGCAGGATGCCACCTCGCTTATCAAACAATACAATATGGACGGCAGGCTTGAACGTACTATCCAGCTGCCTTCAATCGGCTCGGCTTCGGGTTTTGGTACAAAGAAGGAGGAAAAGGTAACTTATTACACTTTTACCAATTACATATATCCTCCTACCATTTTTAAACTGGATATTGAAACCGGTGCCTCCTCTGTCTATAAAAAATCGGGGGCAAAGTTTGATCCTGAGCAGTACGAATCAAAACAGGTGTTTTATACCTCAAAGGATAAAACCAAAATCCCGATGATCATCACCTATAAAAAAGGGACAGTGCTTAACGGGCAAAACCCAACGTTGCTGTATGCTTACGGGGGCTTTGGCGTTAGCTTAACTCCGGCCTTCAGCACATCAAACATCATATTGCTTGAGCATGGCGGTATTTATGCTGTCCCTAACCTGCGCGGCGGCGGCGAATATGGCGAAATCTGGCACCGCAAAGGCATCAAACTAAAAAAACAAAATGTGTTTGACGATTTTATTGCCGCGGCCGAATATCTGATCAAAAACAAATACACCTCGAAAGATTACCTCGCTGTTTCGGGCGGCTCTAACGGGGGCTTGCTTATTGGCGCTATGTTAACCCAACGGCCCGACTTGTTTAAAGTGGCCTTCCCTGCCGTAGGGGTGCTGGATATGCTGAGGTATAATAAATTTACCGCCGGTGCCGGCTGGAGCTATGATTACGGCACTGCCGAAGATTCGGAACAAATGTTTAAATATCTTTATAACTACTCACCATACCATGCCCTTAAACCGGGCATTTACCCTGCCACCATGGTTACCACTGCCGATCATGACGACCGCGTGGTACCGGCCCACTCTTTCAAGTTTGCCGCCCGCCTGCAGGAATACCAGCAGGGAACAGCCCCAACGCTTATCCGTATTGAAACCAATGCAGGTCACGGCGCCGGGCAAAGCACAGCCCAGCTAATAAATGGCCAGGTTGATAAATGGGCTTTCATGTTCTGGAATATGGGTATTAAATGGTAA
- a CDS encoding UDP-2,3-diacylglucosamine diphosphatase, protein MPVRDKLYFASDFHLGTGTYASGRQREDKIVRWLDSIKHDAAEVFLVGDVFDFWFEYKSVVPKGYIRFLGKLAELADAGVKLYLFKGNHDMWMFDYFVNELGATIISNELKIERGGKKFFIHHGDGLGPGDNFYKFLKGFFRSRFCQWLFARIHPNLGVGIANKWSRHSRDTNAKKENPKPGEQEWLVNFCREELKTNFYDYLVFGHRHMPLDIQITPQSRYINLGEWISYFSYTVFDGKELKLEYFEKGDR, encoded by the coding sequence ATGCCGGTTCGCGACAAACTCTATTTTGCTTCTGATTTTCATTTAGGTACAGGCACATACGCCTCAGGCCGCCAACGCGAAGATAAGATAGTGCGCTGGCTCGATAGCATTAAGCATGATGCCGCCGAAGTATTCCTGGTTGGCGATGTTTTTGATTTTTGGTTTGAATACAAATCGGTAGTGCCCAAAGGCTATATCCGTTTCCTGGGCAAACTTGCCGAACTTGCCGATGCCGGCGTGAAGCTTTACCTGTTTAAAGGCAACCACGATATGTGGATGTTTGATTATTTTGTAAATGAGCTGGGCGCAACTATTATCAGCAATGAATTAAAAATTGAACGGGGCGGAAAGAAGTTTTTCATTCATCACGGAGATGGGCTTGGCCCGGGGGATAACTTTTACAAGTTTTTAAAAGGTTTTTTCAGGAGCAGGTTTTGCCAATGGTTGTTTGCACGTATCCATCCAAATCTTGGTGTAGGCATAGCCAATAAGTGGAGCCGCCACAGCCGGGATACCAATGCAAAAAAAGAAAACCCAAAACCAGGCGAACAGGAATGGCTGGTAAATTTTTGCCGCGAAGAATTAAAGACCAACTTTTACGATTACCTTGTTTTTGGCCATCGCCATATGCCGCTTGATATTCAAATAACCCCTCAAAGCCGTTATATTAACCTTGGCGAATGGATTTCATACTTTTCTTATACCGTTTTTGATGGCAAGGAGCTGAAGCTGGAATATTTTGAGAAGGGGGATCGATAG
- a CDS encoding SHOCT domain-containing protein: protein MGGLGAPEIILIVIALGLMLGYAILFPVWGYNAGSKRTIGAVPGLFLGLFLNFIGIIIVYCSPRIQNKGFYDFPKQSSADELQKFKQLFDSGAITESEYNAQKNRILNSGYKEQY, encoded by the coding sequence ATGGGCGGATTAGGCGCACCTGAAATCATTTTAATCGTCATTGCTCTCGGCTTAATGTTGGGATACGCAATTCTTTTCCCTGTTTGGGGATACAATGCCGGGAGTAAGCGAACCATCGGCGCAGTTCCTGGCCTGTTTTTAGGGCTGTTTCTTAATTTTATCGGGATAATAATTGTTTATTGCAGTCCCCGCATTCAGAATAAGGGCTTTTATGATTTTCCAAAACAATCATCGGCAGACGAATTGCAAAAATTCAAACAGCTATTTGATAGCGGTGCAATAACCGAATCGGAGTATAATGCTCAAAAAAACAGAATTTTAAATTCCGGTTATAAGGAACAGTATTAA
- the prfA gene encoding peptide chain release factor 1 has translation MLDKLELIYERWKNVEGELSNPEVMQDMKRFAQLNKEYKDLAKIVDEYHIYRNIMSNIETNKEILATEKDEEFREMAKMELDELLAQQEVKEEEIRLMLIPKDPEDSKNAIVEIRGGTGGDEAALFAGDLYRMYMRYCEKRGWRTELVDYTEGTSGGYKEIVFNVNAEDAYGTLKYESGVHRVQRVPDTETQGRVHTSAASVVVLPEVDEFDIDLQVSDIRKDLFCASGPGGQSVNTTYSAVRLTHIPTGIVAQCQDQKSQLKNYDKALQVLRSRVYEMELQKHLEETSKKRKTMVSTGDRSAKVRTYNYPQGRLTEHRIGLTIYNLPGVLNGDLQEILESLQFAENAEKLKEGTVA, from the coding sequence ATGTTAGATAAATTAGAGCTGATATACGAGCGCTGGAAAAATGTTGAAGGTGAACTGAGCAATCCTGAAGTGATGCAGGATATGAAACGTTTTGCCCAGTTAAATAAAGAATATAAAGACCTTGCCAAAATTGTTGATGAGTATCATATATACCGCAACATTATGAGCAATATCGAAACCAATAAAGAGATCCTGGCTACCGAAAAAGATGAAGAGTTTCGTGAAATGGCCAAAATGGAGCTTGATGAATTGCTTGCACAGCAGGAAGTAAAAGAAGAAGAGATCCGCCTGATGCTGATCCCTAAAGATCCTGAAGATTCTAAAAACGCTATCGTGGAGATCCGTGGTGGCACCGGTGGCGATGAAGCCGCTCTTTTTGCCGGCGACCTTTACCGCATGTACATGCGGTATTGCGAAAAACGCGGCTGGCGTACCGAGCTGGTTGACTATACCGAAGGCACCAGTGGCGGCTATAAAGAGATTGTATTTAACGTAAACGCCGAAGACGCTTACGGAACCCTTAAATACGAGTCGGGCGTACACCGTGTACAACGCGTGCCCGATACCGAAACGCAGGGCAGGGTGCATACATCGGCAGCTTCGGTAGTAGTATTGCCCGAGGTTGATGAGTTTGACATCGATCTGCAGGTAAGTGATATCCGCAAAGATCTGTTCTGTGCTTCAGGGCCGGGTGGTCAGTCGGTAAATACTACCTATTCGGCCGTGAGGTTAACCCACATTCCTACAGGTATTGTTGCCCAGTGCCAGGATCAGAAATCGCAATTGAAAAACTACGATAAGGCTTTACAGGTATTGCGTTCGAGGGTGTATGAAATGGAGCTGCAAAAGCACCTGGAAGAAACATCTAAAAAACGTAAAACCATGGTATCAACCGGCGATAGGTCGGCCAAGGTACGTACCTATAACTATCCGCAGGGCCGTTTAACCGAGCACCGTATCGGTTTGACCATTTACAACCTGCCGGGCGTACTTAACGGCGATTTGCAGGAAATCCTTGAATCGCTTCAGTTTGCAGAGAACGCTGAGAAGCTGAAAGAAGGGACAGTAGCATAA
- a CDS encoding Tex family protein has product MSIHYKIIAAELSVAEKQVTATVGLLDEGATVPFISRYRKELTGSLDEVQVATIRDRVQQLRELDKRREAILKSLTDMGKLTPGLEKQINEAETMVTLEDLYLPYRPKRKTRATAAREKGLQPLADVLLEQKNIDPELIAAEYISDEKGVASVDEALAGARDIIAETVAENAEVRTKIRELFVEKGTFASRVVEGKEEAGIKYKDYFEWTEPVKTAPSHRVLAMRRGEKEEILWLDLKPEEDDALEILENSVIKANNPAAGQIRLAITDGYKRLLKPSMETEVRLLTKKKADEEAIRVFAENARQLLLSAPLGQKRVMALDPGFRTGCKLVCLDEQGKLLENTTVYPHTGAGQAREAEKTVQHLFQKYNIEAIAIGNGTAGRETEVFVRNLNLPGVTIVMVNESGASIYSASEVAREEFPDYDVTVRGAVSIGRRLMDPLAELVKIDPKSIGVGQYQHDVDQNKLQTSLDDTVISAVNAVGVELNTASKQILAYVSGLGPQLAQNIVEYRNQNGAFKRREQLKKVPRLGDKAFEQAAGFLRIHNAENPLDTSAVHPERYGLLEQMATDMKCTVKDLMSNPTLRKSIPLQKYVSETVGLPTLNDIMAELAKPGRDPREQFEAFSFTEGVNAIGDLKAGMKLPGIVTNITAFGAFVDIGVHQDGLVHLSQITNRYIKDPNEVLKVHQKVEVTVTEVDVNRKRIALSMKENDKSEPNQRRNDDRRPQGNNKPNFNKRVEKEPETDMALKLAALKGKFKL; this is encoded by the coding sequence ATGAGTATTCATTATAAAATAATAGCTGCAGAGCTTTCTGTAGCCGAAAAGCAGGTTACCGCTACGGTAGGCCTGCTTGATGAAGGAGCTACTGTTCCTTTCATTTCACGTTACCGTAAAGAGCTTACCGGCAGTTTGGATGAGGTACAGGTTGCCACCATCCGCGACCGTGTACAGCAACTGCGCGAACTTGACAAACGCCGTGAGGCCATCCTGAAATCGCTTACAGACATGGGCAAACTAACGCCCGGGCTGGAAAAACAGATCAACGAGGCCGAAACGATGGTTACTTTGGAGGACCTTTATCTTCCGTATCGCCCAAAACGCAAAACCCGTGCTACAGCGGCCCGTGAAAAAGGCTTACAGCCATTAGCCGATGTTTTATTAGAACAAAAAAATATCGACCCCGAACTGATAGCTGCCGAATACATCAGCGACGAAAAAGGTGTAGCCAGCGTTGATGAAGCTTTAGCCGGCGCAAGGGATATCATAGCCGAAACCGTTGCTGAAAATGCCGAAGTACGTACCAAAATCCGTGAGCTGTTTGTAGAGAAAGGCACTTTTGCTTCAAGAGTAGTTGAAGGCAAAGAGGAGGCAGGCATTAAGTACAAAGACTATTTTGAATGGACTGAGCCTGTTAAAACAGCGCCATCGCACCGCGTATTAGCCATGCGCCGCGGCGAGAAGGAAGAGATCCTATGGCTCGACCTGAAACCTGAAGAAGATGATGCACTGGAGATATTGGAAAATTCAGTTATCAAAGCAAACAACCCGGCTGCCGGACAAATCCGTTTGGCTATCACCGATGGCTATAAACGCCTGTTAAAACCATCGATGGAAACAGAGGTGCGCCTGCTTACCAAAAAGAAGGCCGACGAGGAAGCGATCCGTGTATTTGCCGAGAATGCCCGTCAGCTATTGCTGAGCGCGCCGCTTGGTCAAAAACGCGTAATGGCGCTTGATCCCGGTTTCCGTACAGGTTGTAAACTGGTTTGTTTGGATGAACAAGGCAAACTGCTTGAAAACACTACTGTTTATCCGCATACCGGTGCAGGCCAGGCCCGTGAAGCCGAAAAAACGGTACAGCACCTGTTCCAGAAATATAATATCGAGGCTATTGCTATAGGTAACGGTACGGCAGGCCGCGAAACAGAAGTATTTGTGCGCAACCTGAATTTACCGGGCGTAACTATTGTGATGGTTAATGAAAGCGGTGCTTCTATCTATTCGGCATCTGAAGTGGCAAGGGAAGAGTTTCCGGACTATGATGTCACCGTAAGGGGGGCCGTATCTATCGGTCGCCGCCTGATGGACCCATTGGCCGAACTGGTAAAAATCGACCCAAAATCGATTGGTGTAGGCCAGTACCAGCATGATGTTGATCAGAACAAGCTGCAAACCTCCTTAGATGACACGGTGATCAGCGCAGTGAACGCGGTGGGTGTTGAGCTAAACACCGCCTCAAAACAGATCCTGGCTTATGTATCAGGCCTTGGTCCGCAACTGGCACAAAACATTGTAGAGTACCGCAACCAGAACGGCGCTTTTAAACGCCGTGAGCAATTAAAGAAAGTTCCGCGTTTGGGCGATAAGGCATTTGAGCAGGCAGCAGGCTTTCTCCGGATCCACAATGCCGAAAACCCGTTAGACACCAGTGCAGTTCACCCCGAGCGATATGGTTTATTAGAGCAAATGGCTACGGATATGAAATGTACGGTGAAGGACTTGATGAGCAATCCGACCCTGCGCAAAAGCATTCCGCTGCAAAAATATGTTTCCGAAACAGTTGGTCTGCCAACCCTGAACGATATCATGGCCGAACTTGCCAAGCCGGGCCGCGACCCGCGTGAGCAGTTTGAGGCTTTCAGCTTTACAGAGGGCGTAAACGCCATCGGCGATCTGAAAGCAGGCATGAAGCTGCCGGGCATCGTCACCAACATTACAGCTTTTGGTGCTTTTGTTGATATCGGCGTTCACCAGGATGGCCTTGTTCACCTGAGCCAGATCACCAACCGTTACATCAAAGACCCGAACGAGGTACTGAAAGTGCATCAAAAGGTTGAGGTAACCGTTACCGAGGTTGATGTGAACCGCAAGCGCATTGCCCTATCCATGAAAGAGAACGACAAAAGCGAGCCCAACCAGCGCCGTAACGATGACCGCCGCCCGCAGGGTAACAACAAGCCTAACTTCAATAAAAGAGTTGAAAAAGAGCCGGAAACTGATATGGCTTTGAAACTGGCTGCTTTAAAGGGGAAATTTAAGTTATAA
- a CDS encoding DUF58 domain-containing protein has product MKKLFGLLYTNLFLTNRLFGAVAACVVLYLLSFFFPWLGVVPDVAFYALLALLITDLFILYRITDGVFAKRLAPERLSNSDENELSIYIENRYSFRINTGIIDEVPAQFQKRDVWFATTLAPGERKQINYMLRPTRRGEYEFGFIRVFVRSAIGLVSKRYNFEQAETLPVYPSFLQMRKYELMAISNRLTDIGIKKIRRIGHSMEFEQVKSYVPGDDYRTINWKATARRGDLMVNSYTDEKSQHVYCIIDKSRAMRMPFEGLSLLDYAINASLVLSNVALLKEDKAGLITVGEKIGSVVPADKNYAQLNKIMEVLYKEKTRYLETNMEALYVTTRRVLKQRSLVVFFTNYESLPALQRQLPFLRRITKFHLLLVVFFENTELKTLSEQPAKDVEGIYIKTIAEKFAYDKKLMVKELASHGIQSILTAPQSLTINTVNRYLEIKAKQKI; this is encoded by the coding sequence GTGAAAAAACTATTCGGACTATTATATACCAATTTGTTTTTAACTAACCGTTTATTCGGTGCGGTTGCCGCCTGCGTGGTATTGTATTTACTTTCGTTTTTCTTTCCGTGGCTGGGCGTTGTGCCTGATGTGGCTTTTTATGCCCTGCTGGCGCTGCTGATTACCGATCTGTTCATACTTTACCGGATAACTGATGGGGTATTTGCCAAACGCCTTGCGCCAGAACGGTTAAGCAACAGCGATGAGAACGAACTTAGCATTTACATCGAAAACAGGTATAGTTTCAGGATTAACACCGGTATTATTGACGAGGTTCCTGCACAGTTTCAGAAACGTGATGTTTGGTTTGCTACAACCCTTGCCCCCGGCGAACGTAAGCAGATCAATTACATGCTGAGGCCAACGCGCCGGGGCGAATATGAGTTTGGTTTTATCCGGGTTTTTGTGCGTTCGGCCATTGGCCTGGTATCTAAACGCTACAATTTTGAGCAGGCCGAAACTTTGCCCGTTTATCCTTCGTTTTTACAAATGCGTAAGTATGAGCTGATGGCCATTTCAAACAGGCTTACTGATATCGGCATTAAAAAAATCAGGCGGATTGGGCATAGCATGGAGTTTGAGCAGGTAAAATCTTATGTTCCAGGCGACGACTATCGCACCATCAACTGGAAAGCCACAGCACGGCGCGGCGACCTGATGGTGAACTCCTATACCGACGAGAAATCACAGCACGTTTACTGCATTATTGATAAATCGCGGGCTATGCGGATGCCTTTTGAAGGGCTCAGCCTGCTGGATTATGCCATTAATGCAAGCCTTGTACTTTCAAATGTTGCCTTGCTTAAAGAAGATAAGGCCGGGTTAATAACCGTGGGCGAGAAAATAGGTTCGGTGGTGCCAGCTGATAAGAATTACGCGCAGCTCAATAAGATAATGGAAGTTTTATACAAGGAAAAAACCCGTTACCTGGAAACTAACATGGAGGCGCTTTATGTCACAACACGCCGGGTATTAAAGCAACGTAGCCTGGTGGTATTTTTCACCAATTATGAAAGCCTACCCGCATTACAACGGCAATTGCCATTTTTACGCCGGATAACTAAATTTCACCTGCTGTTAGTTGTCTTTTTTGAAAATACCGAGTTAAAAACCCTGAGCGAACAACCGGCCAAAGATGTTGAAGGTATTTACATAAAAACCATTGCCGAAAAGTTTGCTTATGATAAAAAGCTGATGGTAAAAGAACTGGCCAGCCACGGGATCCAGTCGATATTAACAGCACCGCAAAGTCTTACTATCAATACGGTGAACCGGTATTTGGAAATAAAAGCGAAGCAAAAAATATAG
- a CDS encoding MoxR family ATPase, with protein MENEFFEQRTDLTKLSTAVEQIKATLATIIVGQHDSIDLLIAGILADGHILIEGVPGVAKTLTAKLIAKTIDARYSRIQFTPDLMPSDILGTSVFNPKTTEFEFKQGPIFGNIILIDEINRAPAKTQSALFEVMEERQLTIDGHRYKMEEPFTVFATQNPVEQEGTYRLPEAQLDRFLFKIEVKYPTLEEEITILTRQHQQKTTDQLSLIQPQLSAADINQLRNQVRALHVEDKILEFTAKIIHETRNSKSLQLGGSPRASLAIVNGAKALAATRGRDFVTPDDIIYVATPVLRHRIMLTPDKEMEGVTPDEVITQVIQKIEVPR; from the coding sequence ATGGAAAACGAATTTTTTGAACAACGCACCGATCTCACCAAGCTAAGCACTGCCGTTGAGCAAATAAAAGCCACGCTGGCAACCATCATCGTAGGCCAGCATGATTCTATCGATCTGCTTATTGCCGGGATCCTGGCCGATGGGCATATCCTTATTGAAGGTGTGCCGGGCGTTGCAAAAACACTTACAGCAAAACTTATAGCCAAAACAATAGATGCCCGGTACTCGCGCATCCAGTTTACGCCGGATCTGATGCCTTCGGATATTTTAGGAACATCTGTTTTTAACCCCAAAACAACCGAATTTGAATTTAAGCAAGGACCGATATTCGGCAATATTATCCTGATTGATGAGATCAACCGCGCCCCTGCAAAAACACAGTCGGCTTTGTTTGAGGTAATGGAGGAACGGCAACTCACCATTGACGGGCACCGCTATAAAATGGAAGAGCCGTTCACCGTTTTCGCAACGCAAAACCCGGTTGAGCAGGAAGGTACCTATCGTTTGCCTGAAGCACAGCTTGACAGGTTTTTATTTAAAATAGAGGTGAAATATCCAACGCTTGAAGAAGAAATAACTATCCTTACCCGTCAGCATCAGCAAAAAACTACCGATCAGCTGAGCCTGATCCAACCACAGCTGTCGGCTGCTGATATTAACCAGTTGCGCAACCAGGTGAGGGCCTTGCATGTGGAAGATAAAATACTTGAGTTTACAGCTAAAATTATCCACGAAACACGTAACAGCAAATCCCTGCAGTTGGGTGGCTCACCGCGTGCGTCGCTGGCTATTGTTAATGGCGCCAAAGCGCTTGCTGCTACCAGGGGGCGTGATTTTGTTACGCCGGATGATATTATTTATGTGGCCACACCGGTACTGCGCCACCGCATTATGTTAACACCTGATAAGGAGATGGAAGGCGTAACCCCCGATGAGGTAATAACCCAGGTAATACAAAAAATTGAAGTGCCACGATAG